From Polynucleobacter sp. JS-JIR-II-b4, a single genomic window includes:
- the cysM gene encoding cysteine synthase CysM: MSKPSYLTISQTVGNTPLVRLQRIPGLENENRNNVILGKLEGNNPAGSVKDRPALSMISRAQERGEIKPGDTLIEATSGNTGIALAMTAAMLGYKMILVMPENQSIERRQSMAAYGAELILTAASGGMEFARDYALQLQREGRGRLLDQFANPDNPRAHIETTGPEIWRDTDGQITHFISAMGTTGTITGVSTYLKSMNPAIQIIGAQPEEGSQIPGIRKWAPEYLPKIYQGDKVDLIEYVSQADAEEMARRLAAEEGIFCGISAGGALVVALRIARQVENATIVFIVCDRGDRYLSTGVFPA; the protein is encoded by the coding sequence ATGAGCAAACCTTCCTACCTTACCATTTCGCAGACTGTTGGCAATACGCCTTTAGTTCGTTTGCAGCGTATTCCTGGTTTAGAAAACGAGAATCGCAATAATGTGATCTTGGGTAAGTTGGAAGGAAATAATCCAGCCGGGTCGGTGAAGGACCGACCTGCGCTGTCGATGATCTCACGCGCACAAGAGCGCGGTGAGATTAAACCTGGCGATACATTGATTGAGGCAACCAGCGGTAATACGGGCATTGCTTTAGCAATGACCGCAGCGATGCTTGGCTACAAAATGATTTTAGTCATGCCAGAAAATCAAAGTATTGAACGTCGTCAAAGTATGGCGGCTTATGGTGCTGAATTAATATTGACCGCAGCCTCTGGCGGTATGGAATTTGCTAGAGATTATGCCTTGCAACTGCAAAGAGAAGGTCGCGGCAGATTACTTGATCAGTTTGCCAACCCTGACAATCCGAGAGCACATATAGAAACTACTGGACCAGAAATTTGGCGAGATACTGATGGGCAGATTACCCATTTCATATCCGCCATGGGTACCACTGGAACCATTACGGGAGTCTCCACTTATCTGAAGTCCATGAATCCTGCGATTCAGATTATTGGTGCACAACCAGAAGAGGGCTCACAGATCCCTGGTATTCGGAAGTGGGCACCCGAGTACCTGCCCAAGATTTATCAAGGCGATAAGGTAGATCTGATTGAGTATGTTTCGCAAGCGGATGCAGAGGAGATGGCCCGTCGCTTGGCAGCAGAAGAGGGTATTTTCTGCGGTATTTCTGCTGGAGGTGCCTTGGTAGTGGCTTTGCGCATTGCCCGTCAAGTTGAAAATGCCACGATCGTCTTTATTGTCTGCGACCGTGGTGACCGCTATCTATCTACTGGTGTTTTTCCGGCTTAA
- a CDS encoding electron transfer flavoprotein subunit beta/FixA family protein yields the protein MKVLVAVKRVVDYNVKIRVKSDNSGVDLANVKMSMNPFDEIAVEEAVRLKEAGVATEVVVVSAGETQCQETLRTALAIGADRAILVETDAELQPLAVAKILKALSDKEQAQIIILGKQAIDDDSNQTGQMLASLLDIPQATFASKVVVADGKATVTREVDGGLETIALSLPAVITTDLRLNEPRYVTLPNIMKAKKKIIDIVKPEELGVDIAPRLKTLKVEEPPKRSAGVMVADVAALVEKLKNEAKVI from the coding sequence ATGAAAGTCTTAGTAGCTGTAAAACGCGTTGTTGATTACAACGTCAAAATTCGGGTGAAATCAGACAACTCTGGGGTTGATTTAGCAAACGTCAAAATGAGTATGAATCCCTTTGATGAAATCGCAGTAGAGGAAGCGGTACGTTTAAAAGAGGCGGGTGTAGCCACTGAGGTGGTAGTGGTGAGTGCCGGTGAAACCCAGTGTCAAGAAACCCTCCGTACTGCTTTAGCGATTGGTGCCGATCGAGCCATACTGGTTGAGACAGATGCAGAGCTACAACCTTTAGCGGTGGCAAAGATTCTCAAGGCGCTCTCTGATAAAGAGCAAGCGCAAATCATCATTCTCGGTAAGCAAGCAATTGACGATGACAGCAATCAAACCGGTCAGATGTTGGCAAGCTTGTTGGATATCCCTCAAGCTACCTTTGCGTCCAAAGTGGTGGTTGCAGACGGCAAAGCCACTGTGACTCGTGAAGTCGATGGCGGCTTAGAGACGATTGCGCTATCTTTGCCGGCAGTGATTACCACTGACCTGCGCTTGAATGAACCGCGCTATGTCACTTTGCCGAACATCATGAAGGCTAAGAAAAAAATAATTGATATCGTGAAGCCTGAAGAATTGGGTGTCGATATTGCCCCACGTCTGAAAACACTTAAAGTAGAAGAGCCCCCAAAGCGCTCTGCTGGCGTGATGGTTGCTGATGTGGCAGCCCTTGTAGAAAAACTCAAAAATGAAGCGAAGGTGATCTAA
- a CDS encoding acyl-CoA dehydrogenase produces MPYVAPVKDMLFVMNELAGLSDVVAYPTYADAGADVDLAPAILEESAKFNQDVVAPLNWAGDQNPSSLKDGVVTTTPGFKQAFEQYAAAGWQGVIHPAEFGGQGLPKLISTACLEMVNAANLSFALCPLLTDGAIEALLTAASPELQEQYVPKMISGEWTGTMNLTEPQAGSDLAMVRSRAVPEGDGTYKIFGTKIYITYGEHDMAKNIIHLVLARTPDAPEGVKGISLFVVPKFMVNKDGSLGERNDVHCVSIEHKLGIKASPTAVLQFGDHGGAIGYLVGEENRGLEYMFVMMNAARFAVGMQGVAVAERAYQKAVQYAKDRVQSRDLTGSPGPVAIIHQPDVKRMLMTMRAYTEASRALAYYAASAYDAQHAAPDEAARKANQAIYEFLVPIVKGFSTEMSIEVASLGVQVHGGMGFIEETGAAQYYRDARILTIYEGTTAIQANDLVGRKTVRDGGAIAKELSQRIAATEKDLAASGSADAKAVLKQLTLARAAFEQAVAYIVANAKTDIKAVYAGSFAYLRLSGLVLGGWQMARALLASERLRDGDPKFYDAKIATTRFFAENLMPQAQALATSIVESGHSTNALEVEQF; encoded by the coding sequence ATGCCATACGTAGCCCCAGTGAAAGACATGCTGTTTGTAATGAATGAATTAGCTGGGCTTTCGGATGTCGTAGCTTATCCTACTTATGCTGATGCGGGTGCAGATGTAGATTTAGCGCCTGCGATCTTGGAAGAGTCGGCCAAATTTAATCAAGATGTAGTAGCCCCACTTAACTGGGCCGGTGATCAAAACCCAAGTTCCTTAAAAGATGGTGTAGTGACAACTACACCTGGCTTCAAACAAGCTTTTGAGCAATACGCTGCTGCAGGATGGCAGGGTGTAATTCATCCGGCAGAGTTTGGCGGCCAAGGTTTACCAAAATTGATCTCCACTGCTTGTCTAGAGATGGTGAATGCGGCCAATCTTTCTTTTGCACTCTGCCCATTACTTACCGATGGCGCTATTGAGGCTCTATTAACTGCTGCTAGCCCAGAGCTTCAGGAGCAATATGTTCCGAAGATGATCTCTGGTGAGTGGACTGGAACTATGAATTTGACTGAGCCACAAGCTGGCTCTGATCTGGCGATGGTTCGCTCACGTGCTGTTCCTGAGGGCGATGGCACTTACAAGATTTTTGGTACCAAAATTTATATCACCTATGGTGAGCACGATATGGCTAAGAACATTATCCATTTGGTGCTAGCCAGAACACCGGACGCACCAGAGGGGGTGAAGGGCATTTCATTATTTGTAGTGCCGAAGTTTATGGTGAATAAAGATGGTTCACTAGGTGAACGTAATGATGTGCATTGCGTTTCGATTGAGCATAAATTAGGTATTAAAGCGAGTCCAACAGCTGTTCTGCAATTTGGTGACCACGGTGGTGCAATCGGTTATTTGGTTGGCGAAGAAAATCGCGGTCTCGAATACATGTTTGTGATGATGAATGCCGCTCGCTTTGCAGTAGGCATGCAAGGCGTAGCGGTAGCTGAGCGTGCCTATCAAAAGGCAGTTCAATATGCAAAGGATCGAGTACAGAGCCGTGACCTAACCGGTTCACCGGGCCCTGTTGCAATTATTCATCAACCTGATGTAAAGCGCATGCTCATGACTATGCGCGCATACACAGAGGCATCACGTGCTTTAGCTTATTACGCGGCTTCTGCCTATGATGCACAGCATGCTGCTCCTGACGAGGCAGCACGCAAAGCCAATCAAGCCATCTATGAATTCTTGGTGCCGATTGTTAAGGGATTCTCTACAGAGATGTCAATTGAAGTGGCAAGCTTAGGTGTTCAAGTCCATGGCGGTATGGGCTTCATTGAAGAAACCGGAGCAGCACAGTATTACCGTGACGCGCGTATCTTGACGATTTACGAAGGGACTACTGCGATTCAGGCGAATGACTTGGTCGGTAGAAAAACAGTACGTGATGGTGGCGCTATTGCAAAAGAGCTTTCCCAAAGAATTGCCGCTACTGAAAAAGATTTAGCTGCCAGTGGAAGTGCTGATGCTAAAGCGGTTCTCAAGCAACTCACTTTGGCGCGCGCGGCCTTCGAACAAGCAGTTGCATACATTGTTGCGAATGCAAAGACGGACATTAAGGCTGTCTATGCCGGTAGCTTTGCTTACTTACGCTTATCTGGCTTGGTATTAGGCGGCTGGCAAATGGCGAGGGCGCTCTTAGCTTCTGAGCGTCTACGCGATGGCGATCCAAAATTCTATGATGCGAAGATTGCTACAACCCGTTTCTTTGCTGAGAATCTCATGCCTCAAGCACAAGCTCTAGCAACGTCGATTGTTGAAAGCGGTCACTCCACCAACGCCTTAGAAGTAGAGCAGTTCTAA
- a CDS encoding acyl-CoA synthetase, translated as MANIYEQGLARNPANYTPITPLLFLERSAEIYPNKTAVIHGKLRQTWAQTYERCRRLASALQRHGIGLGDTVAVMLPNTPPMVEAHFGIPMAGAVLNALNTRLDAETVAFMLNHGEAKVVIVDPEFSGVMKKALEIAKKDSGRDFLVVDVEEKEFDVPGEKLGKLTYEKLLSEGDPNFAWQVPADEWQAICLNYTSGTTGNPKGVVYHHRGAAINAVSNVLDWDINKHPIYLWTLPMFHCNGWCFPWTIAARAGVNVCLRRVDAQHIFAAIKEHGVTHYCAAPIVHNLLVNAPDELKVGVPTGVKGLIAGAAPPASIIEGMEKLGFDLTHVYGLTETYGPAAVCVKQDEWNDVDIGERARLNARQGVRYHMQQAIAVLDPETMQAVPADGETMGEIMFKGNIAMKGYLKNEKATQEAFEGGWFHSGDLAVMNPDGYVKMKDRSKDIIISGGENISSVEVEDVLYRHPAINAAAVVAKPDPKWGETPCAFLEIKPGSAVTAEEIIAHCKQHLAGFKVPRAIVFCELPKTSTGKIQKFELRKQAGSATAIDV; from the coding sequence ATGGCAAATATTTATGAACAAGGTTTGGCTCGCAATCCAGCCAACTACACCCCAATTACACCGCTCTTATTTTTAGAGCGCTCAGCAGAAATTTACCCCAATAAAACTGCCGTTATTCATGGGAAATTGCGTCAGACCTGGGCGCAAACCTATGAGCGTTGCCGTCGCTTGGCTAGCGCCTTACAAAGGCATGGTATTGGTTTGGGTGACACCGTAGCGGTGATGTTGCCCAACACACCTCCAATGGTAGAAGCCCACTTTGGTATTCCGATGGCGGGTGCAGTTTTGAATGCTCTTAATACTCGTTTAGACGCAGAGACAGTGGCTTTTATGTTGAATCATGGCGAAGCAAAGGTAGTCATTGTTGATCCTGAATTTTCAGGGGTGATGAAAAAAGCGCTTGAGATTGCCAAGAAAGATTCTGGTCGTGATTTCTTGGTGGTGGATGTTGAAGAAAAAGAGTTCGATGTTCCTGGCGAGAAGTTAGGCAAACTCACTTATGAGAAATTACTCTCCGAAGGGGATCCAAATTTTGCGTGGCAAGTTCCCGCAGATGAGTGGCAAGCGATTTGCTTGAACTACACATCGGGAACTACTGGTAACCCTAAGGGTGTGGTGTATCACCATCGTGGCGCTGCAATTAATGCCGTTTCCAATGTGCTGGACTGGGATATTAATAAGCATCCCATCTATCTCTGGACTTTGCCAATGTTCCATTGCAATGGTTGGTGCTTCCCATGGACTATCGCCGCTCGCGCTGGTGTCAACGTCTGCTTGCGTCGGGTTGATGCGCAACATATTTTTGCGGCAATTAAAGAACATGGTGTGACGCACTACTGTGCGGCACCTATCGTGCATAACCTATTAGTCAACGCACCGGATGAGCTGAAGGTGGGAGTGCCTACAGGAGTCAAAGGCTTGATCGCGGGCGCTGCACCACCTGCATCGATTATTGAGGGTATGGAAAAGTTAGGATTTGATTTAACGCACGTCTATGGTTTGACTGAAACCTATGGGCCGGCAGCTGTGTGCGTTAAACAAGACGAGTGGAATGATGTTGATATCGGTGAGCGTGCCCGCCTAAATGCACGTCAAGGTGTGCGTTATCACATGCAACAGGCAATTGCTGTTCTTGATCCGGAAACCATGCAGGCCGTTCCAGCAGATGGTGAAACCATGGGTGAAATAATGTTCAAGGGCAATATCGCCATGAAGGGATATCTAAAGAACGAAAAAGCAACCCAAGAGGCATTTGAAGGTGGCTGGTTCCACTCGGGTGATTTGGCGGTAATGAATCCAGATGGCTATGTGAAGATGAAGGACCGCAGCAAAGACATCATTATTTCTGGAGGTGAAAATATTTCCTCTGTAGAGGTTGAGGATGTGCTCTATCGACACCCGGCTATTAACGCTGCTGCAGTGGTTGCTAAGCCTGATCCCAAATGGGGTGAAACGCCCTGCGCCTTCTTGGAGATTAAACCTGGCTCAGCAGTGACTGCCGAGGAGATTATTGCCCACTGTAAACAGCATTTAGCAGGCTTTAAGGTTCCTAGAGCCATTGTGTTTTGTGAGCTTCCGAAGACCTCGACCGGCAAGATTCAGAAGTTTGAGCTCCGTAAACAAGCGGGTTCAGCAACTGCAATTGATGTTTAA
- a CDS encoding histone deacetylase family protein produces MTTGYITHPDFLKHEMGSHHPECPERIQAINDQLIRSGVDQFLHHLDAPLATEDQLELVHSPDHVSFVRDRAPESGYFMLDGDTIMNPHTYRASLRAAGAAIAGVDAVMKGEVENVFCAVRPPGHHAEPTRSMGFCLFDNVAIAARYAMETYGIERVAIVDFDVHHGNGTEAAFFNDPNVLMCSFFQHPFYPYSGLDHANNMVNVPLPAATRGDVVRSIVEEQWLPALRNFEPELVIISAGFDAHREDDLGQMGLVEDDYVWITKRLKEIANEYAQGRIVSCLEGGYNLSALGRSVVAHIKALADI; encoded by the coding sequence ATGACAACAGGATACATAACTCATCCGGACTTTCTGAAACATGAGATGGGAAGCCATCATCCAGAGTGTCCGGAGAGAATTCAGGCGATCAATGATCAACTGATTCGCAGCGGTGTTGATCAATTTTTACATCATTTAGATGCACCTTTGGCCACTGAGGACCAATTGGAATTGGTCCATAGTCCTGACCACGTTTCTTTTGTCCGTGATCGCGCCCCAGAGAGTGGGTACTTCATGCTCGATGGTGACACTATTATGAATCCCCATACTTATAGAGCATCACTCAGGGCAGCAGGCGCTGCTATTGCAGGTGTAGATGCTGTGATGAAGGGTGAGGTTGAGAATGTATTTTGTGCCGTAAGACCGCCAGGGCATCATGCAGAACCAACGCGTTCTATGGGATTTTGTTTATTTGATAACGTGGCGATTGCTGCGCGATATGCAATGGAAACATACGGCATTGAACGTGTCGCCATCGTTGATTTTGATGTCCATCATGGCAACGGTACTGAAGCTGCTTTTTTCAATGACCCTAATGTCTTGATGTGTAGCTTTTTTCAACATCCTTTTTATCCCTACAGTGGCCTTGATCATGCGAACAATATGGTCAACGTACCTTTGCCTGCTGCGACTCGGGGCGATGTGGTGCGCTCCATTGTGGAAGAGCAATGGTTGCCAGCTTTGCGTAATTTTGAGCCTGAGCTCGTGATTATTTCAGCAGGGTTTGATGCCCATCGCGAGGATGATTTAGGTCAGATGGGCTTGGTTGAGGATGACTATGTCTGGATTACCAAACGTTTAAAAGAGATTGCTAATGAGTATGCGCAAGGACGCATTGTGAGTTGCCTAGAGGGTGGTTATAACCTCTCTGCTTTGGGTCGCAGTGTGGTGGCCCATATTAAAGCGCTAGCAGATATTTAA
- a CDS encoding helix-hairpin-helix domain-containing protein produces MIKNLTLSKVQTLVGAVALTLTVLVLGSGAAYASPINVNTATQTELESIKGIGPAKAKTIIAERLDGGHFQDANDLQKRVRGIGMKSVEKMVDNGLTIEAPSSFREPNGRTKKEGGASGRRHSRNQASPRNQQERSGSGRRN; encoded by the coding sequence ATGATAAAAAATTTAACTTTGAGTAAAGTTCAGACTTTAGTTGGAGCTGTAGCTCTAACATTAACTGTACTAGTATTGGGTTCTGGGGCGGCTTACGCTTCACCTATTAATGTCAATACTGCCACTCAAACGGAGCTTGAGAGCATTAAGGGTATTGGCCCTGCTAAGGCAAAAACCATTATTGCTGAACGTTTGGACGGTGGCCATTTTCAGGATGCCAATGATCTGCAGAAGCGGGTGCGTGGCATTGGTATGAAATCAGTCGAAAAAATGGTGGATAACGGTTTAACCATTGAAGCCCCCAGCTCCTTTCGGGAGCCTAATGGCCGCACGAAGAAAGAGGGCGGAGCATCTGGCCGACGCCATTCGCGTAATCAAGCTAGTCCTCGCAATCAGCAGGAGCGTTCGGGATCGGGTCGCAGAAATTAA
- a CDS encoding electron transfer flavoprotein subunit alpha/FixB family protein, which translates to MAALVIAEHDNQSLKAATLNAVAAALQCSPEVDVLVAGSGADAAAAAAAQIAGVRKVIQIDAANLADQLAEPLAAQILSNVNGYSHILAPATANGKNVLPRVAAKLDVAQLSDITKVISADTFERPIYAGNAIATVQSTDPIKVITVRTTGFDPVAATGGSAAVEKQAAAESAGKSSFVGRELTKSDRPELTAAKIIVSGGRGLGSGEKYQELIAPLADKLGAALGASRAAVDAGYVPNDYQVGQTGKIVAPQLYIAVGISGAIQHLAGMKDSKVIVAINKDPEAPIFGVADYGLVADLNTAVPELTKALG; encoded by the coding sequence ATGGCCGCACTTGTTATTGCTGAACACGACAATCAATCATTAAAGGCGGCAACCCTTAATGCTGTAGCAGCTGCTTTGCAGTGCTCTCCCGAAGTGGATGTGCTCGTTGCTGGTAGCGGTGCAGATGCAGCCGCAGCTGCCGCAGCTCAAATTGCTGGCGTGCGCAAAGTCATTCAAATTGATGCCGCTAATTTGGCTGATCAATTAGCTGAACCTTTAGCTGCCCAGATCCTCTCCAATGTGAATGGCTACAGTCATATCCTCGCTCCTGCAACTGCTAATGGCAAGAATGTATTGCCACGCGTTGCTGCTAAGTTAGATGTGGCTCAATTGTCTGACATTACTAAAGTCATCTCTGCGGATACTTTCGAGCGTCCAATTTATGCGGGCAATGCGATTGCAACCGTGCAATCCACCGACCCAATCAAAGTGATTACTGTGCGTACTACTGGTTTTGATCCAGTTGCCGCTACTGGTGGTTCTGCAGCAGTTGAGAAACAAGCTGCCGCTGAATCTGCTGGCAAATCCTCCTTTGTTGGTCGTGAGCTGACTAAATCTGATCGTCCAGAATTGACTGCCGCCAAGATTATTGTTTCTGGTGGTCGCGGTTTGGGTTCTGGTGAAAAGTATCAGGAGCTCATTGCACCTTTGGCTGACAAGCTCGGCGCTGCTTTGGGTGCATCCCGTGCTGCGGTGGATGCGGGTTACGTTCCCAATGATTATCAAGTGGGTCAGACCGGCAAGATTGTTGCTCCTCAGCTTTACATCGCTGTTGGTATCTCTGGTGCCATCCAGCATTTGGCTGGAATGAAAGACTCCAAAGTGATCGTAGCAATCAACAAAGATCCGGAGGCGCCAATATTTGGTGTTGCTGACTATGGTCTAGTGGCGGATTTGAATACTGCTGTGCCGGAGTTAACAAAAGCACTTGGTTGA
- a CDS encoding lytic transglycosylase domain-containing protein encodes MLNIRKSNTNTNTLGMNFHVSYLLLALALAGCSSAPTQLTQSQQSIVNQTDDAATEARFSQNLNELLTQVSQNQEIPLPALEMGFLDAKTVPSIRKLVLPPSGTFKKNWLAYRKRFIEPVRLKAGRVFWDQNQAFLSQVEQESGVPAEIIVAIIGIETIYGRQTGNFRVKDVLSTLAFSYPDTPNKPAREQLFKDQLKELILMCWTGAGGKPPSKNSSQGINSARFNACLNQNSSYAGAIGLPQFMPSSIRSFAVDGDGDGQIDLKQSPKDAIASVANFMKKHGWQPGMPISFPVQESGISAAKALADGEPQLKFTVQELIEKGILTQQQGDLQSGGVEPQSKAFIVDLPYPDKDGVDQVQYFVGLNNFLTIVQYNRSYFYAQSVAEFAQALGYKNQSVVPVENPSKAGGSKAASEKSKPKKSSAKKKVKS; translated from the coding sequence GTGCTCAACATTCGAAAATCCAATACCAATACCAATACCTTAGGCATGAACTTTCACGTCTCCTATCTACTTCTTGCTCTTGCGCTAGCGGGTTGCTCAAGCGCACCCACACAACTAACCCAATCGCAACAGTCCATCGTAAACCAGACTGATGATGCCGCTACCGAGGCGCGCTTTAGCCAGAACCTCAACGAACTCCTAACCCAGGTCTCCCAAAACCAAGAAATCCCACTCCCAGCCCTAGAAATGGGCTTTCTAGATGCTAAAACGGTTCCCTCAATTCGGAAATTGGTATTACCCCCATCGGGTACATTTAAGAAGAATTGGCTGGCTTATCGCAAACGCTTTATTGAGCCCGTACGCCTTAAGGCTGGCAGGGTCTTTTGGGATCAAAATCAAGCTTTTTTGAGCCAAGTTGAGCAAGAGTCAGGGGTACCAGCTGAGATTATTGTGGCCATTATTGGCATCGAGACCATCTATGGGCGCCAAACTGGTAATTTCAGGGTGAAAGACGTTCTATCTACCCTCGCCTTTAGTTACCCAGATACCCCTAATAAACCAGCACGTGAGCAACTCTTCAAGGACCAACTCAAAGAACTCATTCTGATGTGCTGGACTGGGGCGGGTGGCAAGCCGCCCTCCAAAAATAGTAGTCAAGGTATCAATAGCGCACGCTTTAATGCCTGCCTAAATCAGAATAGCTCTTATGCTGGCGCCATCGGTCTGCCCCAGTTCATGCCCAGCAGTATTCGCAGCTTTGCAGTCGATGGTGACGGCGATGGTCAAATTGATTTAAAGCAAAGCCCTAAAGACGCTATTGCGAGTGTTGCTAACTTCATGAAAAAACATGGCTGGCAACCCGGTATGCCGATTTCATTTCCAGTTCAAGAAAGTGGCATCAGTGCTGCCAAAGCATTGGCTGATGGTGAACCGCAGTTGAAATTTACTGTACAAGAGCTCATTGAAAAAGGAATATTGACTCAACAACAAGGTGATCTACAAAGTGGTGGTGTAGAGCCGCAAAGCAAAGCTTTCATTGTTGACCTACCGTATCCAGATAAAGATGGCGTAGACCAAGTGCAATATTTTGTTGGCTTAAATAATTTTCTGACAATAGTGCAATACAACCGCAGTTATTTCTATGCGCAAAGTGTTGCTGAGTTTGCCCAAGCCTTAGGATATAAAAACCAAAGTGTTGTGCCAGTAGAAAACCCAAGCAAAGCTGGCGGCTCAAAGGCGGCTTCTGAAAAGTCTAAACCCAAGAAATCCAGCGCTAAGAAAAAAGTAAAGTCTTAA